From one Streptomyces sp. ICC1 genomic stretch:
- the tatA gene encoding Sec-independent protein translocase subunit TatA, which yields MLRNAVEPWHLAILVLVCLMLFGSKKLPEMARGLGRSARILKAEARALREEPEATAPATER from the coding sequence ATGCTCAGGAACGCCGTGGAACCCTGGCACCTCGCCATCCTCGTACTCGTCTGCCTGATGCTCTTCGGCTCGAAGAAGCTGCCCGAGATGGCGCGCGGGCTGGGCAGGTCGGCGCGGATCCTGAAGGCGGAGGCGCGGGCGCTCCGGGAGGAGCCGGAGGCGACGGCACCAGCCACGGAACGCTGA